GGTGGCCAAACATCTGTAGGTGGCCAAAGCTGTGTTAATTTAGTATGGATTTTCTATCATATACTATTGTTATTTGAACTTATGTATAATGGATCTGAATAGATTGAACAAACAAAAGTTATAGTTCtacatagaggagaggacagtttGTCAGCTGTGTGTTCTAGCTATAAAACTAATAAACATACCATGCTTATTAGATGATTATTACAGTCCATTGCTGAGTGTTATGAAATGAGACAGTGTTTACAGGTCCAATGAATTGGGCTTTGGTCAAAACTCATATTTACACAAGAACATTCTCCTTATATTACCTATGCTCACATGTAGATAGAAATAACGATTACATTTTGAGCAATTTCTAGGGAAGATGGTGCTACTGTTTCTAAAAATTTGTATAGACCACAATATAGGTCAAGAGTCATTCAATGCTCTCTGATTGAAGATATTGAAGTAATCCTAATCAATCTGTCTCAATTCTACCATAAGGTGCTATATTCGGCTTTCGTTTCAAAATGGGAAGGCTCATCATATTAGTATTCATTGAATTCAGATTGAGAGGAAATGCATATTGGCCAAAGTAATCAATCTCACATGAGACACTTACAATTATGATAGCGACACACAGACAGGAAGGCAGGGCACATGCacttgtgtgtacacacacacacacacatactccacacacacacatgcaaaaatATACACACATACTCCTCCCCTTCCTACTTCCCACAGACCTTTCTCCACTCCAAAGCACACAAATACACCTTCTGAAAACCCTGTTTCTGCAAATTCAGGAAGTCAATATTTGAGGAGTTAAAATTACCCGCCTCCATGTTTAAGATATGCCTTGCTGCAAGGAACGTACTGCGGAATGCATGATCACTCTCATGTTGTCATTGGGTCAGCACTGGAACACCCTATCATTGTTTATTCATTAAAATAGTTTATTCTGTACAACAGAATGGAGGTGCCAAGAGGATGTGGGAGTGACCATAAGGATGATCACACTGACAAAGAAATCTTCAATTCAACAGGCACCCATGCATGCAAGCTACACAGTTGCAAGAGAGGTAACACTATATTTGGATAGTTgttctgtagatgctctacagacatCTACAGTCTATCAGTAatatttcaactaactatctactaatcctaaccctaaacgtaaccctagccctaaccttaacccttaccctaaacatTATTCTAAACCTGACCCTAACCGTTactttagcaagcagttgcttatcaacagatagttggttgatagtatgaccatctacAGATGGAAAATCCGAACTAttcaaagtgagagagagagagagagagagagagagagagagagagagagagagagagagagagagagagagagagagagagagagagagagagagagagagagagagagagagagagacagagagagagacagagagagagacagagacagagacagagacagagacagagagagagagagagagagagagagagagagagagagagagagagagatacgcttgctttatcgacttccaaaaagcatttgattctatttggcatacaggactgttctacaaagttattgaaagtggtgtagggggtaaaacatatgacataattaaatcaatgtatactggcaatacgtgcagcattaaaattggcaagaaaataacagaattctttaaccaggggcggggccttcgtcagggttgtaatctgagccctgcactcttcaatatttacatcaacgaattggccactattctagaaaaatcctcagcccctggtgttagtctccacaattcagaggttaaatgcctactcttcgcagatgacctatgcctgctgtcacccacagcacatggcctacagcagagcctggacctgctagagcagtactgccagacctgggccctggcagtaaaccccaaaaagactaaaataatgattttccagagaagatccagatctcagggaattagaccaaagttctcaattggtacaaaatatatagagtactgcacacactacaattacttaggtttaaaaataagctcaactggacaccttaatgaggcagtgaatgaactgagagagaaagcacgcagggcattctacgccattaaaaagcaaattcaaattgaaatacctattaaaatttggctaaaactaattgaatatatcattgaaccaattgcactttatggcagcgaggtgtggggtccacttgcaaaacaagatttcatcaaatgggacaaacatcccattgaaaccctgcatgcagagttctgtaagattatcctacatgtccagaggaaaactacaaacaatgcatgcagggcagaattaggcaaatatccactaataataaaaactcaaaaaagagcaattaagttttggaaacatctaaaatacagtgaccccctctcatatcattaccaagccctgcaatgccaagagctgagcaaagaaaagagtcccctcatccagctggtcctggggctgagttcacaaacctgttctactaacacactgaagcctcaggaccagaacatccaatcaatcaggataaaccaaattacaacacagtcaaaacaaaactatattgcttattgggaaacacaagcacaaacacaaagcaaaatgcagtgctatctggccctaaatcgacagtacaccgtggctaaatatttgaccatggttactgatcaaaaccttagaaaaaccttgacaaagtacaggctcagtgagcacagccttgccattgagaagggtagacacaggaaaacctggctccctgtagaggaaagactgtgcaaccactgcacaacagcagaacccgagacagagctgcatttcctgacaaaatgtcaaaaatacaaaacaattagagagtgtcatttccccaaatttgaaactcttattaaaggtttcaaagacctctctgatgaggataggctacccgtcctgttgggggaggacgcagagagctgtgggttggcagcgcactacattgctgcctgccataagttgagggacagtgtctgacagaccaatcaacctgcacatgtactctactgtatgtttattgttattgttcaatgtatggttattttgacacttggttattgttgttactgttgtcccgtagacaattttgattctcttttttattttttatattgtaaataagctttggcaatatgtacactggtacgtcatgccaataaagcaaattgaattgaattgaaattgagacagagacagagacagagacagagacagagacagagacagagacagagacagagacagagacagggacagagacagagagacagagagagagctcagtAGGTGCCACCAGGCAGGAAGAGAATTCCATTGCCATGTGTGATAGTGACCACTGCTACCCAAAAACACAATTGGAGCTGTGAAAGACCATCATTTCCCAAGTGACATCCTAGTTCCAATGTGTGGTCATTAGCACTGAATAGAAATGATTACAGACTGGGCAGGAGATGTGTCTATGTGTATTCacacctttttttattttacctttatttaactaggcgagtcacttaagaacaaattcttattttcaatgacggcctagaaacagtggtttaactgccttgttccgggacagaacgacagattttttcacattgtcagctcggggattcgatcttgcaacctttcggttactagtccaacgctctaagcaccaggctacctgccgcctgccACCTTACAGAAGATGTCACTTTTTTTTcattctttatttaacctttatttaaccaggcaagtcagttaagaacaaattcttatttacaataacggcctacccaggccaaaccctaacccggattacactgggtcaattgtgcgccgccctaactGCTGCTCTATAACATAACCTTTTATtcacataaactgatataaaagAGCGTATCTCACATGTTGAATCTAAGTGATTGCCCAATTGCTGCATGGTCTCAGATTAATTAAATAAATTCAAACCATTGCCTACTTATTTTTCCTTGAGCAAGCACTCACCAACAATTACAATTTGGCAGTTAAAATGATGGTTAGGTTGGTTAGGTTGTCATGGAAATCTGTGCTAATGTGGTGGACTATTAACCTTTGACACAGCATTACAGGCACAAGCTGGAAGCTGCTATCCGTGGGGGAAGGGCAGACAGTGGGATGTTAAAAAGGACATTCACACTAATTTCCTTCTTGTGGTTTCGGTACAAATCAACAACATCCTGTTCTTTTGTGAATCCTGCCTGCCCTCATGCTGTTTGCGTTTCACAGTTTGGCGTCATAAACTGGCTTTTTACTGCGCAAGGACTCGACTCGACTCAAACTGCAACTGCACTAAATGGAGAAAGCAAAATGACCTTATTCGTACatgtaaataaatataaacacaAGAGCTAGGCTAAGCAACGGCAATCTAAAAATGTCGTTGTTCTGCCCTTTGAATTATGATCCACAATGTAGCCTACATGTAAGCCTACTAAAGTGAATGATATAATACGATATAGTAGCCGATTTGCCACAATCTAGGTTGAGCAAACATATTAATTTAGAGGTTTTAAATTTGGGGCCAAGCTTTGATCTAACAAAGCTCTCCTGCATAGAATGTTATTCACAGTTTACGCAGATCTCCATATGttaatgtttgtgtgttttcCGGAGAACATATTTAGATACATTGGTGTGGAATGTGGATACATTTTCTATAGCCTACTCTATAATAACGACAATATAAACGTAACCTTCTTTACACTACAATAGTGTGCCACATAACGACaagtcccactgggcacagacgtcagttaaatgtctagttttgattgaTATTTGGacgagttgtcaactaacgtgaattcaaccaAAAATGTCACCCAGTCATTGGATTTATGTTAAAAGGAAGGTGAAAAAAGACAAAAATCCATTAagtgtatgtttttttttgttgcaaatcaatcagttttccacgttgattcaacttcATCATATTGAATTATTTGGTTGAAATTAcatcaaatatttattttcctAATGTTATTTCCCATTACACAATTCAAAATGGTTACAATGGACCTAACATGAGGTTAAATATTCGTAAATTAGCATTCCTTTTCAGGTCGAAGGCCCATTGGGAAACATGAATGAGTGAATGCATACATAAATAAGTAGCATGGTGTGAGACTCATTGCTGCCTCGTTCATTTAATTCTCTATGACATTGCCCTTGTGACGAAAAGCTCCCTATTCTTCCATTCATGAAATCTTGGTATTACGCTTGCGCAATGAAAATCGGAGTCCTCCCATTCATAAAAATGTAACCCCTGCATTAGAGCCCTGAGTCGTTCTGCCCTCCCATTCACAAAAAAATCGGTCAATGCATCTGCGCAGTTTGTTCTTTACCCTCCCATTCATAAAAACCCATTTCCCCATGTAGTTGCAACATCGTATCAAAAAGCCCGTGTCCTGACCGCAGTACGCATCGAGTGGATAGTGTTTAATAATTTTTCGCCTTGCCCTTTTTTCTTTACTTGGGAGTAATATATTTGGAATATACATGCAGTCGTCAAGCTCAACAGAGAAATGCGCTGCTAGTCTGGAAAAGTAAGTTATTTTCTCGGATTTATGACGTTTTCTACATAGGCTAGGCGGGTTTGGGTATCCCATCACGTTTTGGTTGAACAAATTAGAATACTGTTGTGTTTACTTCAGTTTTGTGGTTTATGTGGGTGCGCTGAAAAAAGCTTGCTCTTTTGCAACAAGCTGTTCCCGTATTTACACTTTGTCAATATTTAACCATGGATCCTACAAGGTTGTGGGCGAGAGATGAATAATAATACACATAATCGTTCATTATTATAGGCTAGGTTGTACGCCGTTTATACACATCTAAGAAATGGTGTTGTGTTTAAAAACAAACAGTCTAAGGTATAAGTAACGGATCGCTCACCATTCGCATTATTGAGGATCTTTGCGTGACGCTTCTCTGCAGCGTTTGAGCTGGCACATCATATGCATATGTCAGGTGGTTTTGTCATCTATTCCTTTAAATAACTCAACGTTTTAAAAGAAACCGTTTGTCCAATAAAATGAAGCAGTGTTTTGGTCTAAACGGCCACCCTTCTTTTATAAACCAATAGCGACTTGCGCGTAAAAAAAACCAGCCTATGTTCTGTATGCGATTAGGCTATTATTGTGAATTAACGTTACTTGTCGAATTAAATGCTATCATCGTGTCTCGATTAATATTTAATCcgattttacatgtatttaatatTTCTAGCGACCGTGGTGCCGCGTCGCCTCCGATTACAATCACTCAATTCACCCGCATTGAGGGGAGGGGGACACTTGTACCTTGTGTGGATTCACTAGGGTCCTACGTTTGATCAGGAGCATTTGTCCCCCTGCCAGCAATGTCGCAACAGGTTTGTTCAGTTGTTCAGGTTTGTTCTTCATAAGCTGGTATTGGCAGATCTGAGAGACACAGCATTATAGTCACAATTAGGCTATATTCAGATTCTGTGCGTATTTCTCTGGCAAATGATCTGACAATCACATAATTATTTCAATGAAATAATCTATTGAGAGATCAACACTATATGTAATATTATAAAGTTGATAGAATTCCCCTATACATGTTATTTTCTCTACATAGCCTACTCCATCATTCTTGACATATAGGCTATAGGTCGATTTTCAAACAACTCTTTAATTACTTCATACTTAATGCATTTCTACTTCCTTATGTCTAACAACCTGTAACCTACCACACTACCTTGTAGTGGCTACTATAGAGTAACTGCTGAGTAGCAACTGTTGTGTCCTGTAGATCTATTGGGAAGTTAAATAGTTGAGTCTACTTACTCAATCTAGTTTTCTAGTTGCTGCATACTGGCTCGTAGTCATATGGAACTGTAGTCTGCATGCGCCAAAATAGATCATCTCCAAACACCAGTGTCTGCCTTTTGTGAAGATCAGATGGGTACATTTGTTATTTGTTTTTACTACCATGAATAATTGTTCGTTTTTTAACTACACACACATTGTCTAGCCCTGTGAAACAGCCTAGGCCTACTTCATGCAATCAGTACATTAAGAATAATTTACAACCATTAAGGAAAAATGAACACAGATCAAATCCAATAAAATCAAACATTGCGCATGGATTTATGTCTTCTCACCaatcttaaaaaaaataaaaaaataaaaagctatATCTATTGAATCTATGACTGGTCCTTTGGTGAATGTATTTATAGCACTTAAAGTCATGTGTTAGTCTCAATCTGGTCTATGGGGCCCCTCTTGGTCTTAATCTAATTTCGCCTAGGTTGTAATTATTTTCCGCATACAAGTCTTCCAATTAATGTTGGCCTTGTGGTATTTTTTTCTCATGAGAAAGTGTGAAATGTGAATTGAGTAAATTACATATTAACGTTGATTGTATTGCATTCGAAAACAATGTATTATTAGAATTTGTTTGAAATAGCGTGCTTGTGAATATTAGTTATAAACCGATACAGGACGTTCTCTGAATGTAACTTTCATCAGTACCATCTACTGCTATGAGTCATTGTTGAGAATATAGATTTTATGCTGACTCATATTTTGTACAACCACCGACTGAGAGCCTCGTGTTAGATATGGGTTTGTGTAAGTAGGGTAGCCATTCCAGGAGGCTGACTGTCATCTCTATGTTTCTCCAGGACTGCTAGATGTTGAGCTCTCTGTTTGCTGTATGAGGGACACAACTGCACAGATGGAGTCAAGGGTTCCCCACCACATCCCTGGAGTGTCTTCCTCCATTATATCCCAACCGTTGCTGGACAGTAGTGTCCCCTATGGAAGGCTCCAGTACCCGCTCACCATCTTCCCCATCGACCAGATTAAGTCCTCTCACATGGAGAACGATTATATTGACAGTCCGGCTGTGGTCTCCCAGCAACCCCCCAGCCAGAAGGTTGCCAAAAGGGGGTCCCACGAGCCACTGCTAGGGGCCCCCCAGCTGGCGCGCTGCGACCCCAACGACGCCACCACACACCCCTGGATCTCCTTCAGCGGGCGGCCCAGCTCcatcagcagtagcagcagcacctCGTCAGACCAGAGGCTGCTGGACCACGCAGCCCCTACCCCCGTGGTGGACCACAGGTCCACAGTAGTCACCACCAGGACCCCCTGTTGCAAGCCCAAGGTGCTCACTTCCAAGCCTCTGGACCTAAAGGCTGCTGCCCAGGGGGCCATGGGGGTGGACAAGAAGCACATGCTGCTGTGTGAGACATGTGGTAAGTGCCGCTGCACAGAGTGCACCCTGCCCCGGACCCTGCCTTCCTGCTGGGTGTGCAACCAGGAGTGCCTGTGCTCGGTGCAGAGCCTGGTGGACTCGGCCACCTGCATGTGCCTGGTCAAGGGCATTTTCTACCACTGCACCGAGGATGAGGACGATGAGGGCTCTTGCGCCGACCGCCCATGCTCCTGCCAACAGTCTAACTGCTGCGCACGCTGGTCCTTCATGACGGCCATGTCCCTGGTGCTGCCCTGTATGATGTGCTACCTGCCCGCCATGGGCTGTGTCAAACTGTCGCAGAAGTGCTACGATAAAACCAGCCGCCCGGGCTGCCGCTGCAAGACCTCCCAGCAGgcctgtaagagtatggaggccaagGCTGGAGGCCAGGAGAAACAGTCCTCATGATACTAACTGGCTGTTGCCTTATCAATACCCTTTGGATAGACCAATCCCCCCACCTGCTGGAGGACTTCCCAAAAACTATGGTACTTACAGAAGGGTTCACACCTGTCCTTCTCAGTTCTAGTGATGTTATGCCACACGAGTTAAAATAGGTCTGTCTGCTAGATCTGTTGGCCTAGACAACTGCTTGCCTCAGAACCCATCCGTATAAGTGTAACAGACTGGTGGATTTTGTTTTATAAAATGGCTGAAGGCACAAGTCATACTCCCTCTATACGGCTCTGAATTTATAGCTTCATGATAGCTAGCTACTCCATGACAAATTGGACACCAGTTGTTTTCCCCCTAACATAAAGATATATGTTTGAGAAAATAAGCCTGTTCCAAAGCAGTTTCCCTCTATTTTTTTGCAAACTGTTGGTTTTCCTTTTTGGTAGTTTAGGATACTTCAAGTGAAACTACCACCCACTCTCCCCTATATATGAACATTCTTTAGGTTTCAGTCCCACACAAGCTTTCCTGTTGCTAGCTTGATGTTGGGCTTTTTAGGTCAAGGTGACAAAGTGAGAGGTAGTCACGTGGCTTTGGAGCGATAGTCTGTTTTTTATATTCTTGTTTGTGTGCTCGTACGATATGTAAGGTCATACCACAAGTGAGTGAAAAACTGTGTTTAGGATTGCCTGACTTGATCACTTTCTATTTCCTTAAGGGGAAACGTAATGTGGATTTTAACCTAGCTTTTACCAATCACTTCGGGAAAAAATGCATGTCATGCGCTGCATGATGTAACTTAGTGCTTAACCCCAGTGCTAGATGTGGATGTGTAGTAGAAAAACCTCCTCAGGGATTGTTCCTCATCAGTAGAATTTGGTCTAGCACGTCAAAACTGCTTGAAAGCCTAGTTGACTTCACTTTGCACAAGAGGCGAAGAACCGTTTGAAAAAGGGCAAAAGGGCAATGGTGAATTATTTAGGAAGAGCGAGAGGAAATGGGTGGAAAATAGCGTTTTCAGGAAGAGGGAGAAGGTAGAGTGAAGTTGTAGCGTACCTAGCCAGCCTTAGTGAAATCCAATCTGCCACTTGCACAACCTTTTTAGATGAAGCAAACCTCTTATGATGGACTAAAGCACAGTATTAAGTATAAAGGCTGAATGTATTTTTGCATTACTCTGTGAACTACTTTGAGTCCACATTGTATACCCCACTACTCAAAAAAAGGAGTTTGTCTTATGTTAGAAATATTCTTTATCTTTTTTTTCTCAACCTATTTTTGTGTCTTGCATGGAGTTCCAATGACTTTGCCAAAAGGAGTTTAGTATAGCTTGTTTAGCTGTCTAAGGGATCATATGTGTTATGCACTTGCCAAATGGTCGGAAGGCAATTGTTCTTAAAGGTACGGTGCCCTTTTTGCAGTTTGCTTCAGTTTGGCATAATTCTGTCATGTTGGTTCTAAGGTCCCCTAATAACATTAAGACCTGTCACCTTCTCATGTTTGTACTTGTCTTGTTGCACAAAGCAGAAAACATACAGGAGAAAACACTGTTCTTAGTCTTGAATGTATAAGGCAATATTACTTTCAAATGTTTGCAATTCAATCCAAGGAAAGGTGCCAAAATTGGGAATGATTTTGTGGCTGGCAAAGCCAGGGAAAAATTGCAAATGTGTTGACAATATGTTATAGAAATAGACCTATGCAGGTGACATGCTGTTGTAAATAGTTTCAAGACACGTGTTCTTTAGAAGAGTTTTAAATGTCCTCGAAAAATTGCATGGTACATTATAACTACAATtcagtacaaaatatatagagataTGTAGATATATATTTTGGGGGTAAAGTTGAGGggaagagggtgggggggggggggagacatatTTCTATCATAAGCACTTGACTTAGAAAAGTGTGCCCTGCAATAAAAATACCTCTGTTTATGCTATTCATGCCTCATTAGCAGGAGAGAGGCGACGCTAATTCCCAGTCCCTCAGTGCCCCTGAAACTGTGGACTCATTGAATCCACTGAAGGAATACAATTTCGGCCTATCCGGATCACCCCTTAGTCCTTTTTGTGCTCAGTGTCGCAACTTTTTTTCCCTTCCCAAGTTGTCCGACAAATACCCTTGCCTTGATTGACAAATACAGCTGCTGTGCATAAATTGTCAAAACCACCGGTAGGGAAAGAGAACTCTCTCAAGCTACATTCCATTCCATCTTGTTTAATAGTGGTTGTCTTTTGCTtttctgctttaaaaaaaaatgtctgtctctcactgtggCTAGGGTAAAATCCTTAGCTCCAAACTGTGTTAGCTTTATGTTTATACCATGTGTTTGCTGGCCTGTTAAGGTATTGAATGATGACCAACCATGACAACTCAATGATTAAACTTTTTTTTCTGTTAGAATGCTGTGACTTAAACTCCATTTTGTGGTACACTGTGGCCACTAGAATTTTCTTCAACTCAATCAAAAGAACCTTTTAAACTGCTGGCTTCTGCTATTCAATTTCTTTGCCTTTGCCATGTCAATGTTGATTGAAAAAGAATCAAAAAGAAAAATTCTCACATATAACATTTTCCCTTTATAGATATATT
The sequence above is a segment of the Salvelinus alpinus chromosome 1, SLU_Salpinus.1, whole genome shotgun sequence genome. Coding sequences within it:
- the LOC139583588 gene encoding protein sprouty homolog 4-like, which produces MRDTTAQMESRVPHHIPGVSSSIISQPLLDSSVPYGRLQYPLTIFPIDQIKSSHMENDYIDSPAVVSQQPPSQKVAKRGSHEPLLGAPQLARCDPNDATTHPWISFSGRPSSISSSSSTSSDQRLLDHAAPTPVVDHRSTVVTTRTPCCKPKVLTSKPLDLKAAAQGAMGVDKKHMLLCETCGKCRCTECTLPRTLPSCWVCNQECLCSVQSLVDSATCMCLVKGIFYHCTEDEDDEGSCADRPCSCQQSNCCARWSFMTAMSLVLPCMMCYLPAMGCVKLSQKCYDKTSRPGCRCKTSQQACKSMEAKAGGQEKQSS